In the genome of Primulina eburnea isolate SZY01 chromosome 13, ASM2296580v1, whole genome shotgun sequence, the window TGTGGTAAAAGTTGGGgaaaaattcggttaagtttcaaGTCAATTCGGTTTAAAACcgagaccccggtccaagttttaaaacaattcggttaagttatgaaatgagctcgagtttatgtttatgaatgcttataaatatgttttgggatatttttaagagtttggtaagcttcggatcaaaataatgagttttggatttatccgggttCTAATCGTCGCatgaaacgttaattaaaggattaatggaaacgtctagatttaagcttaataaaattatgagaaattatgtttaagctcaaataattattagaagtctaagtttttaatttgagaattttatgctaaggtttggtttaattcgagattaaaacgcattaataggttatatttaaagattaatttaaaagtcatagatttaagccaaataaaaatatggaaaagttcgtgtaggcttaaataattatttgggacatgttagagtcaatgaaaataagaaaatgtcaaagacatgaaattttacgtctagggagaaaatggtaatttttgggtttacaggggcaaaatggtcattttgcacccgaggtgagattttggtcaagACAGCGCCCTGAGTACATTTTATCacgttttaaatgtttatgcatcatgtttatgattttttattaaattataataaatacggtgcatgcttggtttaaagaaaaaactacgtatatgcatgattttagtaagtgatgaatatgatgacacgttttgaaggaagtgatttatttgtgactaatacgatgacacgatgacatgatgatatgattggagatatcgtgagggaaaagaccccagagggagcccgacgatcgtatttccattgacatgatatgatgatatgatacgCCAAAgcccagttgacgggtgagagtgtcgctggtgtccccgccgcccagtactgtggttacacgtagatagatcaatcgactgacatgatgatacgaaagtcacggctaatgaactgaattcaataaaaaagaaaatgtttacttatacgatgatatgagatcacatgctttgacacgacatgattttacacgagacgttgatgtttatgcttttaaagttcatgaaatatatgtttacgtatatgatgatatgagatgacatgctttgaaaagaccccagagggagcccgacgatcgtatttccattgacatgatatgatgatatgatacgCCAAAgcccagttgacgggtgagagtgtcgctggtgtccccgccgcccagtactgtggttacacgtagatagatcaatcgactgacatgatgatacgaaagtcacggctaatgaactgaattcaataaaaaagaaaatgtttacttatacgatgatatgagatcacatgctttgacacgacatgattttacacgagacgttgatgtttatgcttttaaagttcatgaaatatatgtttacgtatatgatgatatgagatgacatgctttgacacgacatgattttaCACAAGACGTTGATGTTCAtgtttttaaagttcatgaaagatatgtttatgtatatgatgatatgagatgacatgctttgacaTGACATGATTTTACACAACACGTTTAcattatgcttttaagttcatgaaagatatgttgagtatgaaatttttcactgctgtgtgttaggtatatgtacttgttattaacggtgcaggtgtgttgagtctttagacttactagacgtgtgtgatgcaggtgagttaatgatgaggagactggaggtgccgaactctgagtaggcagacctggtaaggtgacacgacccgaggaccacatgttttccgcattacgatttatgagattgagaggagatgaatattttcatacgttgatgattttaagaattttatacgtttatgtttacgtatgattttaaacgagttgagttattttaaactgcactatttttactgaaaaatatttaagatcAGTTTTGAATGTTATAATTTTCTATTACGAATTTTACTCCTTTACGTTTACGTTTGATGTTGGTCATTTTAAAATGtgatatttttattgtaaaataaagacgattattttaaatgatatttcgaaaatgcgaggttttttttaagaaaaaaaaatgtccAGTAGAATTTTAAAGATGAACCATACGTTTCATAAACCAacccttaatataaaattcccatatttaaaacttagacttttaataattatctgagcttaaatatcattttcataattttattaagcttaaatctaggtgtttcaattaattatttaattaacgtttcgtgcgtCTATTAAATCccagataaatccaaaactcattattttcttcccaaattttaaacataacatttttactatttattctacccttgtgagccatgaaccacaccATGGACCCATGGTTCCATTTTTAGTTCTTAacttttcgtttttgacacctAATCGAACACAACGAGTCATCTCTCAATTTATTTGAGCCAcacccgagccacctcgagccaaacccgagccaacccatctaggaacCCACCGGCTTAGAACCCATTGGACCTGACTCTAAGCTCCAAAACATAAGATACATCTAAGCTGCAGAAACAGCCCAAAACCCACCTAGACTACCCTTGAGTCATTTTCGTTTTTCCTCGAGCCAGGCTTGAACCATCATGAGCCAACCTCGAGCCAGACCCCATATGGACTCTACTGGACCCATAGCACCCCTAAGAACCGACCATAAGCTCGAACCAAAGTCACACCAGCAGGTGCAAGCAGTGGCCGAGAAACCCCTCCTGCCAAGGACTCTCATTTCTGATGCTAGGACCTAGCCAACCCAACCAGGCCCTGAACCATCCCCTCTAGCACCCCtttctaggaccctaaggacttaacctagcccagcccagagccccctggccgagcctTTCCTCCCTACACAAGCTACTGAACCCTCCGGTACTTCTCTTgggctctcgggtggagtcctaccCAGCCTCTtgtctcgagtcctagcgtggctaggactttTCCCTTGACCCCTAACGACACTAGCCAAGCCCTGGTCCCAACCAAACTCAAGTCCAGctagggatggcaatgggccGAGGCGGGGGCGGGTTTGCCATCCCCATCTCCATTCCCGAATTCCATCTCCACCCCCATCCTCGTCCCCGaacccgaaacttcggggatcaacatcccatccccgtccccatccccgtttcaaaaatattaatatggcaaGACGATGACGGATTCGaagattttctcaaaccaaaatttattattatctattattattagagataatattaatattaataacaatatcaatattaacaataataatattattaatattttaaaaaacaacattattattatattattaatactaataatactattattttattattgatattatttttggggcgggttcggggatttcggGGATGGGGATAATAATCTCATACCCGCCCCGAACTACATCGGGGATTAAAaaaaatccccgaacccgaaatcaaaaccgaaaaaatcggggatcccCATCCCCGTTTCGGGTTTTCCCCGCGGGGCCCCAAACCCGTGGGGAAAATTGCCATCCCTAAGTCCAGCAACCATGCCCCAACAACCAAGCCCCTTTAACACATGACAGGAAGGTGGTACCAACTTGTTTCTACCGTGAGTTCAGCATGTTTTTGTATGACTAGGACCCTTAAACTTTGTGTAAAAACAACCCATAACCCTTCCTTTCATGATTTTTGGATCAACAACATGCTTTAAAAATTCACCTTTGATGCATAAACGAAATTATTTGAAAGCTTTATTTGTTTTCATACAATTTCATAAACAATTAcgtaatatggtgtgatgatgagtatgGCGTGACTTTGCATTTTTAACGCACGATTTTTCGTTGACAATTGCGAAGAACGGCGGCGACAACCTTGGCTTGATTTTCCTTGAAGGCTTCGACTTTTTCCTCTTAAAATttggtgtgtgtgtgtcgtgtatatTGAGGAGATTTGGTGTGTGGAAAATTCTGAAAGTGGCGTGAGAACTATGAAGGGTTTAGGGTagattttgaacattaaatgaTTAATTAGTCACTAATAAGGCTTAAGCCCACTAATTAGGCAAATTTGGCaaattagtgcttaattaaaatattaaaataattttgtttaaataagtttgtgaatttattagcttggttgccaaaacgtttgtatttttttttttgaaaaaccaacaccgataaatttacgtcccgacttataaaatcacctcaaaacccattattttcaaaaatgtgaaaaagcatcaatcaaattttaaataattaaaaatcaattatttaataaaaacattttacatttttcagccatcggtctccgttcctcgatcgcaactcgaataacctttaaaaatacgtTTTTAATGCAaaaatgtagaaaaatatattttaaacatgcaaatatgcacaacataattaattaatgaaattaaaacaattaattaaaatacacaagaatttaataatttgcgcatgtggttcgcgtgacCTTAAATTTTGGGGGCGTTACATGAACGAAGCTTTCATTGAGTCCCATAAGGAACTGAAGGAGCTTATGTTGCTGATCTAACTCAACATACTTCCTAGAAGATTCACATGAACATGTAGGTAACGTGACAAAAGATCCATATTCATTCCACAATTGTTTAACTTTTGAATAGTATATTGAGATCGAGTTGTTACCTTGAACATGGCAACCTATCTCTCGATGAAATGCGAAAATCCTTGAGCCATTTACTTTTTTGAATCGTTCACACAAATCACTCCAGACCACATCTCTGTCAGTTGAATACACAATTCCACTAAATATCTCCTTCGACACGCATTCTTGATCCATGACAAAACAATTGCGTTACATCTCTCCCACCGTAATATCTTATCCGATTCAGAATTTTGCCTCTTACAATTTCCATCTATGAATGCGAGCTTATTCTTAGCTCGTAGTGCAATTAAAATTGAGCGAACCCAGATCCCATAGTTCTCATTACCAATCAGTTGCTCATTTGTCAGATTGAGCACTGGTGTATCGGATGGATTAACATAAAGTTCATACAAAAACATCAGTCACAACACAAACCATCTCAATCGAAGCAAACTTTCAACAATACGAAGTATCGATTCAAATGAAGATTTAGATCGACCGATCAACTATGATCAAGCAATTAGAAATCAAATCCAAAGGAGGAATAGCATGTCTCTGATACCATGTAgaatatgaagaagaagaaatgaGAGCACACCGTAGAAGTTAGCGGTGAAAAACCAGCTCAAAGATTAATTTGTCCCAGTGTGTTTTTAATAGACAACAACCCTATTTATATACAAAGAAAAGTGTTTTCGCAAAGTgcacttttataatttaaaatacaacTTTAACAGTATGTAGCTATAATCAAGACAACATCCGCTGATTTTTGAGTTACGAGAAAATTACATTATATATACATGAAGGTCTCTAGTTCGACCCTAGGTGCTGGCCTGCGGGTGGCGCTTGCAAGAGCCTGGAACGAGAAGCAGCAAACCACTGAGTGTAGCAGGATCGGAGATTGGGCCAATCCGAGGCTGAGCAATAAGAGAAGTGGTGGAGCCACACAGAGAGCACCCTTTCTTGCTCTTCATGATCGTCATCCAGTGTCCAGATTATGTCTTCCATTATCTTCTCCAGCTCCACCCTTTCGCTCATGTTCACGATTGGCGCATCCGTGCCATTGTTGGCGGCGCAAAGAAGCGGCAGCCATGAAATCAGCATCTTCATCTTGATTTGCCTTGTTTTTTGTTGCTCTGCTATTGCATCATTGTGGGGCTCTTCTTGTTGCTGCTGTTCTTCTTCGGTACTGCCCAATTCCTTTGCTTGCTTGATTAAGAATGCTATGTATACAATATAAAATAGTGGAGTGGACAATTATAAATGTTGCAGCGTGaacatatatatacaataattgAATAACCTGCAGTAGATTCAGGTACAATTCGTTACCAAGAAAATCAATTAAGATGCTTTTTAATTCGAATTCACGAAATAATTGACAAGTATATTCCAAAGAATGAGAATTTGgttcttttttaatttattaccAGCGACTTTTACTAGGGAGCCTTGAAGTCGCGGCTCAGTCGTGAGAGCAAGCCAAGCCAGGTTCGAGGACGCAGCCCACTTACGAACGGCTTCATCAGCACAACCCGAAGCCGCCATCTTCTGCGCCAACCACAGAATCTCCGCCGCCAGCTTCTCCGCCGAGCTCCTTGACCGGCTCAGCTCATCCCTCGGCTTCGCAAAGCTCCACGCCACCTGCCCGCAGTACCTCACCCCTCTAAACAAACGACTCGCCTTGGTATACAGAAAATAATCATTCCCGCGGCCCTCATTCGTCACCTCCCCTCCGCCGCCGTCATTCCCGCTCCTCCTCCCCTGCTCCGCCACAGCGGATTCAAGCTGGCTCAGCGTCCTCCCAAACGCCGCCGCGAGCACGGCGCAGTTCACCTCCTTCAGAGCTTCTTGATTCTTCCCCGACAAATTCTCATCAATAAGCTTCTCTGCTAATGATCTAACAACTTCGTATTTTCTTGAACTCACAGGGATGTCATTCATTATCAAGAGTAACTGCGTAAGTGCCCGCTCAACACCCGACCGTCCGCCGTACCGGAAGCCGCCGCCGACACTGCCGCCGCCACGAGCAGAAGAGATATCATCTTTTTTGGGATTCAAAGGGTGATCATGGGATTCCGCAGAGGGTCTCAAAGAAGGGAAGAGGGAAGGCAAAAGGCCGAGAAAGAAGAGGAAAGCTGAGACCAGAAAACGGTTTAGGATTCGAAGAAGTCGAGATTTTTGTACCAGATGGATAAGGGGTTTGTCGGCAAGGATGAATATCGAAGTTAGCAAATTTCTGAGGATTAAGGGAGCTATGGCGGATGGTGAATCCTCCATTAATGAATTCTTCGGCTCCTTATTCTGATAATTTAGTATATATTGGTTTATCTTTATTCCGAGTTTTCGTCTCCTGTAATATATATGTGGTAGTTTCGACCGAAAAGGAAAGGTGAAAACTTCAAGCTACgttagtgttttttttttttttttattcttgtaAATTTGTAAGCCTTATTACCTTTATAAAAATCACCCCAAAACCAAATAACACAAAGTTCTCTATCTTGTTGATCGGACGATGTGGGATTTTTATCGAAGATtccaaaaatattgtttttaacaTTTAGCATTTATAGTACTGCCCAAACGTCTAATATTTTTCaagtgtaaaatgatcgttttgtCCCTGAAATAatccaaacttaacatatcATCTTAAAATACAcgcataaatatttcttagacgcAAACTTGAACTTCTCGATCAATTtcccaatttctttttaaactTATATGTACATCAAGGTTTTGACTCGtattgactcgaaacttaactaAACTTTACCAAACTTGAACTATAGCTTAATAACACCTATTATAccatatacaatcaaaatcaagtCAATTAAGACCTTTGAACAAGCCTAGACCAGCTAATGAAATTTCTGCCCTATATGGTTCGAACCCTAACTCATGACACCTTCCAAACTTTCGAACCTAGACCCTAACCGATTGGACCAGCCCCTGACCTACCCTCATAGGACCTAGATCGAACCCTATAGGACCCCTTAGGCCATCCCCCACGGCCCATCCACGTAAACGTGTAGGGTTCATCTTCACGTGGCCGCggctaggaagagtcctagccgtGCGCCTCCTCTTTTCCTATCCTTGCATCCTTGTGTGTACCACCTTGGCTTGAGGCTAGGACCCTCAAGAGCCCAGCCCTTCGCCTGTACGGCACCCGTACGGCCTCCCTTCTTAATCACCCAAAATCGAGCCCTAGCCATCCTTAAACCCTCGAGTCGTGCAGCCCTTAGCCTCCCTCATTTCAGCCTTGAATCGTGACCCTTTAAGCTCCTAAACATTGTGAATTTGACCCATTTTCACGTCCCTACTATGGCAGCCCCCTTGGTGCAATATT includes:
- the LOC140810102 gene encoding uncharacterized protein; protein product: MEDSPSAIAPLILRNLLTSIFILADKPLIHLVQKSRLLRILNRFLVSAFLFFLGLLPSLFPSLRPSAESHDHPLNPKKDDISSARGGGSVGGGFRYGGRSGVERALTQLLLIMNDIPVSSRKYEVVRSLAEKLIDENLSGKNQEALKEVNCAVLAAAFGRTLSQLESAVAEQGRRSGNDGGGGEVTNEGRGNDYFLYTKASRLFRGVRYCGQVAWSFAKPRDELSRSRSSAEKLAAEILWLAQKMAASGCADEAVRKWAASSNLAWLALTTEPRLQGSLVKVAAFLIKQAKELGSTEEEQQQQEEPHNDAIAEQQKTRQIKMKMLISWLPLLCAANNGTDAPIVNMSERVELEKIMEDIIWTLDDDHEEQERVLSVWLHHFSYCSASDWPNLRSCYTQWFAASRSRLLQAPPAGQHLGSN